Genomic segment of Sphingomonas sp. KRR8:
GCGGCTGCGCTTCCTCGCGCTCGCCGCCGACGCGGGCAAGCGCCGTCCCAAGCGTGCCCTGCGCGACATCTGTGAGGATGAACGGTGGGGAGGCGCGGTTCGGCAGCACGGGAATTTGGCCCCTCCGGAGAGCGGTGAAGATCTGCCGCCGCGTTTCGTTGAGTATCGTTCGCCTGAGCGCGCCTTTGTGCGTTTCGCGCGCGAGGTGATCCGCAAAGGCGACCGGCTGGTGATCACCGGAACCGCCCGCGACCTGCGCTTCCTGACGCCGCGGATGGAGCGCAAGCTCGAGGTCCACCCCCGACAACTCGACGCCTGGGTTGACCTGGAGAGGCTCGGGGCGGGAGAGGTGGCGACCTTGTGCACGCCGTTCGCTCGGGGTTTTTGTCGTCCGGGACTGGTGGTCGTCAGCGCCGCGGACCTATTGGGAAGCAGGGCACAGCGCGACGACGCGGGTGCGCTTAGCGACCCTTCAGCGCTACTGCAGGCACCCGAACTGCGCATTGGCGACGTAGTGGTGCATGAGGATCATGGCATCTCTGTCGTCTCTGGATTGCAGGGAATGGGCGAGGGGGAAGGCGAAGCAATCGTGCTGCGCTTCGCGGCTGACGGAAGGCGGCTGGTGCCGGTCACTGAAGCCGATCGGCTGTGGCGCTATGGCGCCCACGAGGAGGCCGTCACGCTCGACAAGCTCGACGGATCGAGTTGGGAGAAGCGGCGTCTCGATATCGTGAAAGGCGTTGCGGAAACCGCGCGCGGATTGGTGGCCCTGGCCGCCGAGCGGGAACGAACGGAAGCGCCGGCGCTGGAGCCCGAGTGCGACCAATATGAGCAGTTCGCCGCCAGTTTCCCCTTCACCGAAACCGCCGACCAGGCCCGTGCGATCGAGACGATCCGACACGATCTCGCCTCCGGCAAGCCGATGGACAGGCTGCTGATCGGCGACGTTGGCTATGGCAAGACGGAGGTGGCGCTACGGGCGGCGGCTGTTGCGGCGCTATCCGGCCGGCAGGTGGTGATCGCCGCACCCACCACGGTGCTTGCACGCCAGCACCTCGAGACCGCGCGCGAGCGCTTCGGCCCTCTCGGCATCGAGGTGACTGGCCTCTCGCGGCTGACCTCTCCGGCCGAGCGCAAGCAGGCTCTTGGCGGGATCAGGGACGGTACGATCAAAGTCGTAGTCGGGACTGGAGCCGTGGCCGGCAAGGCCGTGGAATATCATGATCTTGCGCTGGTTATCGTCGACGAGGAGCAGCGCTTCGGTGCAGCCGACAAGGCTAAGCTGCGCGGGCTCGGTGCCGGCCACGTGCTTTCACTCAGCGCCACGCCCATTCCTCGCACGCTTCAGATGGCCTTGATCGGTCTGCAGCAGGTGTCGGTGCTCGGCACCCCTCCGGCGCGGCGGCAACCGATCCGGACCACGATCGCGAGTTATGACGAGGCAAGCGTCCGCACGGCCTTGCTGCGCGAACAGCAACGCGGCGGGCAAAGCTTCGTCGTTGTGCCCCGGATCGAAGACATGGCCGACATGGCTGCGCGCATCGGCAAGGCGGCGCCCGAGCTTGAGTTGCTGCAGGCTCACGGCAAGCTGCCGGCGACCGAGATCGACGAGGTGATGGTCCGTTTCGCGGGGGGCGAGGGTGACGTGCTCCTGGCGACCAACATCATTGAGGCTGGCCTGGACGTGCCTCGCGCCAACACCATGCTGGTGTGGCGCGCCGACCGCTTTGGACTGTCGCAGCTGCACCAGTTGCGCGGCCGGGTCGGGCGTGGCGCTCGGCGTGGCCAGATCTATCTGCTGACGGAAGAGGGCGCGGAAATCGCGGCGAGGACGCGCGCGAGGCTGGCGACATTGCAGGCGTTCGACCGTTTGGGTGCGGGCTTCGAGATCAGCGCTCGTGACCTCGACCAGCGTGGCGCCGGCGACCTGCTGAGTGACGAGCAGTCGGGCCACGTCAAGCTGATCGGAGTCGATCTCTATCAGCATCTGCTCGAACGCGCGCTGCGCGAGGCGCGGGGTGAGGCGGTGGACGACTGGACTCCGCAGCTCAATCTCGGCTCCGGCGGGCACCTGCCCGAAAGCTGGATTCCCGACGAGGAGATCAGGGTCGGACTTTACGTCCGGTTTGCCCGCCTGAAAGAAATCGGCGCGCTCGAGCAGTTCGAGCAGGAGCTGACCGATCGCTTCGGTGAATTGCCCGCCGAAGTGCAACTGATACTTGCGGCCGCGAGGGTGCGGGTGCTGGCGCGGAGTGCGAACATCGCCAAGGTGGACGCGGGCCCGGCCGCGATCGCCTTCACGCCCCGCCCGGGTCGAAGCGTCGACAAGCTGCCGGCCGACCTGGAGGAGAAAGGCGATCGCTTCCTGCTTCGAGAGGCGCTCGACGACGTGGACGCCCGCCTCCATCGCACGGAAGAGATGCTCGCCGAACTTACCTGACCGGTTTTGGGAAAGGATGTCCAAGGGCCTTAGACCTGCTCTTCTTCCCCCATGGGTATCACTTTTTCATCAAAGAGCATTTGCTCAGAGATGCTCCTAACTCGATCAGGTTTTCACAAGGTTGCTCCTAAGGAAGCCAAGCACAAAAAAACGGGCCGCTAATTCCAGCGGCCCGTTCCTTCCAGTTGACGTCGGTCTAGCTGAGATTGAGCAGCGCGATCGCGTCAGATCGGCAGAAGCCACCCGGATAAATCTGTTTCACGCCAGCAGCCTTTGCCGCGAAGTAAGCGGCCTGCTTGGACTTTCCGAGGCGCCAGCTTAATTCGGCGGTGCTGATGTATCGCTGGGCCAATCGTTGGACATCGTCGTGCGGCACAACGGGCGAGCGCGACCCGCGCGGCGTATATTGGCTCGAGAGCAGTGCTGTCGCCTGAACCGGGCCAAGATTGAGTGTTTCGGCCGCATCTCGCTTTGACATGGTGACGGCGAAATCAGACGTGACCAGCGTTGGATCGAAATGAACTTCGGCCAACACGGGGACTGCCGACGCTGCGATCTTGATGCGCCGAACTAGAGGACCAGGCCCTGCCTCAAGCTCATAGTCGAGACCCCCGTCCAAGAACCGTTCGAAGATAACTCCCCAAGGTTTGAGCCGTCCACCGATGCTGGTCATTGCGATTGGCAAGCGGACGGTTTCGACACCCAGAATCTGAGAAAACTCTTCGAGGCGTCGGCACAGACCTTCGACCGACTGGCGACTAACGGGGCGCCAGTGATACCTCTCTTTGAAGTAAGGATGAGTGACCTCGTCAATCAGACGGAGAGCCAAGAGCTGCTCGACCCCATGGGCGCTGATGCCCAGCTGAGACCGGGCGGTCTCGAGCGAGATCCGATCCTTGCAACCGTCGTTTAGCGAAGCGATTTCGATGGGGCAGAAGGACGCGAGTGGTCTGTCGCGGCGGATAGCAAACTTGGTTTTGAGCACACCGTCACGTCGCAAGGTCGAAAGTCGGGATTGTTTCAGACCAAGCTGGGCCGCCGCTGGCGAGAGACCGATGAATCGACCTTCATTAGCAGGATCGGCGATATCGACGGAACGACACAGCTTCTCTGCGACGGTGCAGACGATGGGATCGGCTGGCGTGGACCGACTGCGCCATAGATTGAGAAAGCGCATGGTTTCGCCTTCATTGCCGTCATCACGGCCGTGCCTCGGCGCGAGCCGGTCAGCGGCAAGATCGAGGAAGGCATGGGGCCAGTGGGATAGGATTTCCCATGCCTTTGCCATCGAGCTGGACAGCGCCTCGGGCTGCCCGAGGTGGGTAGTGGTCCGGCTCAGCGTGATTTGTGGGTCGATCACCTTCATGATTCGGATGAGGAGCTCATAGGCGGCGGCGGTCGTCATCGTGTCCAAGGCAGGTGAGAGGCCGGCCAAAGCCGCTTTGCGAACTTCTGGGCAGGGGCTGAACAGGTTCACAACATTGGTCAGCGCCGCTCGCTCGGGTTCGGGGACGAAGCCGCCGGCGCCTTGTGAAAGGTCGGCGAGGCAGCGATCGCAGCGATCGATGCCAAACGTCCGTACCCATCCTTGCAGAGCGCCGCATGAAGACCGGTGACAGCGGTTCTGGAGATATTGCCAGCTCTCCGGACAAAACGAGATGGTGCGCACCATCCACGTCGTTCGATGGTGCGGCGAGATGCTGAGGCTCGCAGGCGCGAAGCGCCGTTCGAAGACCTCCAAGTCTGTTTTGCGGATGATCGTCCCATTGATCTCTCGCGAAAGTCCGTCGCTGGTGAGCGGGAGCCGGCGCCGTTCCAGCTCAGATATCGAAAGACCGACGCGCTCAGCGATGGAAGCAAGATCACGGCGCTCGTTGAGAGCGGCATCTTGCGCGTTGGGATATTCGACACCGCCGTGGCCGGTCACATCGATCATGCTGTCGATGAAGTTTGCAGCAGCCCACCGGTGCAGGAGGCTGTTGAGGGACTCGCCGACGATGGGAACGACCGATTTCACGACTGAAATCCGTCGTGGAACGGGTTGTAGTCAATGCGCCGATTGGCGATCGACCAGTCATCCACCGCGTCGCTCACGTCGTTCCACGAAATCGAGGCTTCGCCTGCACGAACGATGGCGATGGCCGCTGTTTCGATGATGCGGCAGAACTGGCCGATCAGACCATTGGCGCTTTCGTGGAGGAGGCGAAGCTGGTCTTCGTCCGCAACCAAGCCCGAAAGGGCCTTGGTAACGCCGGACGAAACGAGCGCGTGATCGTAGCGATCAACGAAATCACAGAAGAGCGATCGATCGTCGCTGTCATTCCAATCGAGCTGGCCCATGGTCACCGGGACGTCGAGGCGATTGGAGAGATCACTCGCAGATTTGAACACGTCGTGCGCTGACTCATGTCCAAGGAAGGCGACCGCGCATAAGCCGGCCTCCATCATGTCCTGCACCTTGGCTGCGATGACCGGGCTCATGGTCGGACGGCGGGCTGCTCGCTGGAATTCGTCCAGCACCAGGATCTGGACGCCCCGATCGGGCAGGCAGTTCCAGACGCGCTCCCAGCGTAAGCTGGCGGAGCCTCGATCTGGTCGAGGCTCCCCCAAGGCGCGAAGGATGTCCGTGCCGACACTCGCGAGAGAGCCGTCGGGATCGACCGTGGCGATCGCGATGGGCAGGGTGCCCAAGGCCTTACCCTCATCGGCGAAGACTTTCTCGGCGTGGTCGCGGGCCGCTGTGGTCTTTCCCGCGAACGACGGACCGAACAGGTGCACGCCACGCTGTGGACGGCCACGGGTCAGCTGTGCGGTTTGCCGCAGTTCGTCGATTGCGACCTTCAACTCGATCTGTGGAGCATAGGGTAGCGAGATTTCGCCAATAGCGAGGCGCGCACGGGCCACGCGATCGTTACGATCGCGCATGTTTTGAATGGCGCTCATGCTGCGTACTCCCCACCAGCGGCCCGCGAGCGCTTATTGCGCTTGATCGGTGCTGCATCCCCCTTGGAGGCGGTGTCGGGAAGACTGCGCCGATCTGAGCGACCCTTTGCAGGTGTCCGGCGGTGCCGGGGCGGCGCTCCGGTCATCACTTCGACGTCAAACGCCGTCTGCGAAGCCTGGTCGTGGGTGATGAACCCGTCGGT
This window contains:
- a CDS encoding TniQ family protein, translating into MKSVVPIVGESLNSLLHRWAAANFIDSMIDVTGHGGVEYPNAQDAALNERRDLASIAERVGLSISELERRRLPLTSDGLSREINGTIIRKTDLEVFERRFAPASLSISPHHRTTWMVRTISFCPESWQYLQNRCHRSSCGALQGWVRTFGIDRCDRCLADLSQGAGGFVPEPERAALTNVVNLFSPCPEVRKAALAGLSPALDTMTTAAAYELLIRIMKVIDPQITLSRTTTHLGQPEALSSSMAKAWEILSHWPHAFLDLAADRLAPRHGRDDGNEGETMRFLNLWRSRSTPADPIVCTVAEKLCRSVDIADPANEGRFIGLSPAAAQLGLKQSRLSTLRRDGVLKTKFAIRRDRPLASFCPIEIASLNDGCKDRISLETARSQLGISAHGVEQLLALRLIDEVTHPYFKERYHWRPVSRQSVEGLCRRLEEFSQILGVETVRLPIAMTSIGGRLKPWGVIFERFLDGGLDYELEAGPGPLVRRIKIAASAVPVLAEVHFDPTLVTSDFAVTMSKRDAAETLNLGPVQATALLSSQYTPRGSRSPVVPHDDVQRLAQRYISTAELSWRLGKSKQAAYFAAKAAGVKQIYPGGFCRSDAIALLNLS
- a CDS encoding ATP-binding protein → MSAIQNMRDRNDRVARARLAIGEISLPYAPQIELKVAIDELRQTAQLTRGRPQRGVHLFGPSFAGKTTAARDHAEKVFADEGKALGTLPIAIATVDPDGSLASVGTDILRALGEPRPDRGSASLRWERVWNCLPDRGVQILVLDEFQRAARRPTMSPVIAAKVQDMMEAGLCAVAFLGHESAHDVFKSASDLSNRLDVPVTMGQLDWNDSDDRSLFCDFVDRYDHALVSSGVTKALSGLVADEDQLRLLHESANGLIGQFCRIIETAAIAIVRAGEASISWNDVSDAVDDWSIANRRIDYNPFHDGFQS
- a CDS encoding helicase-related protein; amino-acid sequence: MSTSPSERPNAAATAFHFPPTIEETAAALLDALLEGDLIYLANDELAGRDLQRMIAAAAPDALVLFYPASDALPGESAPPTPANAGERTAVLRHINVELSRPERRRVALISSGEAAARLTAPPEAFATAPPIIEVGQERSLEELAAELIGLGYVADDRIDEPGEVGLRGQVLDVFPADTGRPFRIEAPEGVVTSIRSFDPVSQLTDADCERLELGRVSEPALGDGATLLDHLPDALLGMAAKADGRRLRFLALAADAGKRRPKRALRDICEDERWGGAVRQHGNLAPPESGEDLPPRFVEYRSPERAFVRFAREVIRKGDRLVITGTARDLRFLTPRMERKLEVHPRQLDAWVDLERLGAGEVATLCTPFARGFCRPGLVVVSAADLLGSRAQRDDAGALSDPSALLQAPELRIGDVVVHEDHGISVVSGLQGMGEGEGEAIVLRFAADGRRLVPVTEADRLWRYGAHEEAVTLDKLDGSSWEKRRLDIVKGVAETARGLVALAAERERTEAPALEPECDQYEQFAASFPFTETADQARAIETIRHDLASGKPMDRLLIGDVGYGKTEVALRAAAVAALSGRQVVIAAPTTVLARQHLETARERFGPLGIEVTGLSRLTSPAERKQALGGIRDGTIKVVVGTGAVAGKAVEYHDLALVIVDEEQRFGAADKAKLRGLGAGHVLSLSATPIPRTLQMALIGLQQVSVLGTPPARRQPIRTTIASYDEASVRTALLREQQRGGQSFVVVPRIEDMADMAARIGKAAPELELLQAHGKLPATEIDEVMVRFAGGEGDVLLATNIIEAGLDVPRANTMLVWRADRFGLSQLHQLRGRVGRGARRGQIYLLTEEGAEIAARTRARLATLQAFDRLGAGFEISARDLDQRGAGDLLSDEQSGHVKLIGVDLYQHLLERALREARGEAVDDWTPQLNLGSGGHLPESWIPDEEIRVGLYVRFARLKEIGALEQFEQELTDRFGELPAEVQLILAAARVRVLARSANIAKVDAGPAAIAFTPRPGRSVDKLPADLEEKGDRFLLREALDDVDARLHRTEEMLAELT